From a region of the Drosophila ananassae strain 14024-0371.13 chromosome XL, ASM1763931v2, whole genome shotgun sequence genome:
- the LOC116655167 gene encoding homeobox protein 2-like isoform X1, translated as MAKRGLNKGESDIATPFSTLSPFSTLLLNMHNEDSLTKESYPKENPIKEKIAKENDMPLLDSLSSCSPHPHTPAKDPGALTNTKSQSAKRQLSTSTSITTSASKRAHADNSSIKMQTVMVLRDFYTKLKAASNSNANLNKNAYSAKRSLLNDLSANETNCASLNSNNYNNNSINLDDISPTVSASLDSQDAPHLEPASIEWARIQALVHSPPWVTINNNSNRKPSAMKKKKDSLGNPKPFVLLKDGDFPPLPPPMKTPLFKSNFAQQLCREKVMNSNSSKNNNSIGNSNGNNNNHANGSSATRNNNNSAKLGAGTPRVRWKEAPSNSNSKSTPSFRAKTTPMPIPRRTFSRSSSTSASVSSQLTQCHRCQAFGHFKNDCRRKFVCMKCAGLHPTVACRKHRNTPPKCCNCGGQHISAYKGCPFYSNLKRKALGYSNDRQLKASHQQSRRHSDRNNLANLQLKSRKYPVHQQSHKHQQRQNANYWQLLQDNTPSISNRRSWNTESRPRKNLNYRQNYRQDWRNTNRRTTRKQSAPSYPISRPANKNPAEAHLARFQAKLLAERARESGEPNASDKPLHLALQPVNETNATSAMNINTRGPQHKASPTANNNCCHLQHLTQSLDELKAQQDKTHERLDKFERLFNKLFKSLNKIIATLDLTGLSLNLHLESDQSDQSLPGDLFDTTVGESYMEISLANDSRSA; from the coding sequence ATGGCAAAGAGAGGCTTAAATAAGGGTGAGTCTGACATTGCTACTCCCTTCAGCACTCTTTCTCCCTTTAGCACTCTCTTACTTAATATGCACAACGAAGACTCTCTCACTAAAGAGTCCTATCCTAAAGAGAATCCCATTAAAGAGAAAATTGCCAAAGAGAACGATATGCCTCTCTTAGACTCCCTTTCCTCTTGCTCTCCTCATCCCCACACACCAGCCAAAGATCCCGGTGCTCTCACTAATACTAAGAGCCAGAGCGCCAAGCGACAGCTCTCCACATCAACTTCGATCACTACCAGCGCATCCAAGCGGGCTCATGCTGATAACTCCTccattaaaatgcaaacagTTATGGTGCTGCGCGATTTTTATACCAAATTAAAAGCTGCCTCTAATTCTAATgctaatttaaataaaaatgcctATTCTGCGAAACGATCCCTACTTAATGACTTGTCTGCTAATGAAACTAATTGTGCTAGTTTGAActccaacaactacaacaacaacagcatcaACCTAGATGACATTTCTCCAACGGTTAGTGCTAGTTTGGATAGCCAGGATGCTCCTCATTTGGAGCCAGCCAGTATTGAGTGGGCGCGTATTCAGGCTCTGGTCCATTCTCCACCTTGGGtcaccatcaacaacaacagcaacaggaaGCCGAGCgcgatgaagaagaagaaggactCACTTGGCAATCCTAAGCCATTTGTCCTTCTTAAGGATGGCGACTTTCCTCCGCTTCCCCCCCCAATGAAGACTCCGCTATTTAAAAGTAATTTTGCGCAGCAACTTTGTAGGGAAAAGGTGATGAACAGCAATAGCAGCAAAAACAATAATAGTATTGGCAACAGtaacggcaacaacaacaaccacgcCAATGGTAGCAGCGCTACgaggaataataataattcagCAAAGTTAGGTGCCGGTACTCCTAGGGTTAGATGGAAAGAGGCTCCGTCTAACAGTAACTCCAAATCGACGCCATCTTTTAGAGCCAAAACTACGCCCATGCCAATTCCTAGGAGAACTTTCTCTAGGTCCTCTTCCACCTCTGCCAGTGTCTCTAGCCAGTTGACTCAGTGTCATCGGTGTCAAGCTTTCGGCCACTTCAAGAATGACTGCAGACGCAAATTCGTCTGCATGAAGTGTGCTGGCCTCCATCCTACAGTTGCCTGTCGAAAGCACAGGAATACGCCCCCTAAATGCTGTAACTGTGGCGGTCAGCATATCAGTGCGTATAAAGGTTGCCCCTTTTATTCTAATTTGAAACGCAAAGCGCTAGGGTATTCCAACGATAGGCAGTTGAAGGCCAGTCACCAACAATCTAGAAGACACTCTGACAGAAACAATCTTGCTAATTTgcagctgaaaagtcgcaaaTACCCAGTTCATCAGCAGAGTCACAAGCATCAACAGAGACAGAATGCCAATTATTGGCAGCTATTGCAAGACAACACCCCATCAATTAGCAATAGAAGATCGTGGAATACTGAATCTAGGCCAAGGAAGAATCTTAACTACCGACAGAATTACAGGCAGGATTGGAGAAACACCAATAGGAGAACCACTAGGAAACAGTCCGCCCCTAGTTATCCCATTTCCAGGCCAGCCAATAAGAATCCTGCTGAGGCTCACTTGGCTCGATTCCAGGCAAAACTCCTTGCAGAGCGCGCTAGGGAATCAGGTGAACCTAATGCTAGTGATAAACCTCTACACCTAGCTCTACAACCTGTTAATGAGACCAATGCAACAAGTGCTATGAACATCAATACTAGGGGGCCTCAACACAAAGCTTCTCCTACCGCCAACAATAATTGCTGCCACTTACAGCACCTAACGCAGTCCCTTGACGAGCTTAAGGCGCAACAGGACAAGACTCATGAAAGGCTGGACAAATTTGAGCGTCTTTTTAACAAACTCTTTAAAtcacttaataaaattattgccACGCTAGATTTAACAGGGTTGTCCCTCAATTTGCACCTGGAAAGCGACCAAAGCGATCAATCCCTGCCTGGCGATCTCTTCGATACCACCGTTGGAGAATCTTACATGGAGATCAGCCTGGCCAATGACTCCAGGAGCGCCTGA
- the LOC116655167 gene encoding putative uncharacterized protein DDB_G0291608 isoform X2 — MKKKKDSLGNPKPFVLLKDGDFPPLPPPMKTPLFKSNFAQQLCREKVMNSNSSKNNNSIGNSNGNNNNHANGSSATRNNNNSAKLGAGTPRVRWKEAPSNSNSKSTPSFRAKTTPMPIPRRTFSRSSSTSASVSSQLTQCHRCQAFGHFKNDCRRKFVCMKCAGLHPTVACRKHRNTPPKCCNCGGQHISAYKGCPFYSNLKRKALGYSNDRQLKASHQQSRRHSDRNNLANLQLKSRKYPVHQQSHKHQQRQNANYWQLLQDNTPSISNRRSWNTESRPRKNLNYRQNYRQDWRNTNRRTTRKQSAPSYPISRPANKNPAEAHLARFQAKLLAERARESGEPNASDKPLHLALQPVNETNATSAMNINTRGPQHKASPTANNNCCHLQHLTQSLDELKAQQDKTHERLDKFERLFNKLFKSLNKIIATLDLTGLSLNLHLESDQSDQSLPGDLFDTTVGESYMEISLANDSRSA, encoded by the coding sequence atgaagaagaagaaggactCACTTGGCAATCCTAAGCCATTTGTCCTTCTTAAGGATGGCGACTTTCCTCCGCTTCCCCCCCCAATGAAGACTCCGCTATTTAAAAGTAATTTTGCGCAGCAACTTTGTAGGGAAAAGGTGATGAACAGCAATAGCAGCAAAAACAATAATAGTATTGGCAACAGtaacggcaacaacaacaaccacgcCAATGGTAGCAGCGCTACgaggaataataataattcagCAAAGTTAGGTGCCGGTACTCCTAGGGTTAGATGGAAAGAGGCTCCGTCTAACAGTAACTCCAAATCGACGCCATCTTTTAGAGCCAAAACTACGCCCATGCCAATTCCTAGGAGAACTTTCTCTAGGTCCTCTTCCACCTCTGCCAGTGTCTCTAGCCAGTTGACTCAGTGTCATCGGTGTCAAGCTTTCGGCCACTTCAAGAATGACTGCAGACGCAAATTCGTCTGCATGAAGTGTGCTGGCCTCCATCCTACAGTTGCCTGTCGAAAGCACAGGAATACGCCCCCTAAATGCTGTAACTGTGGCGGTCAGCATATCAGTGCGTATAAAGGTTGCCCCTTTTATTCTAATTTGAAACGCAAAGCGCTAGGGTATTCCAACGATAGGCAGTTGAAGGCCAGTCACCAACAATCTAGAAGACACTCTGACAGAAACAATCTTGCTAATTTgcagctgaaaagtcgcaaaTACCCAGTTCATCAGCAGAGTCACAAGCATCAACAGAGACAGAATGCCAATTATTGGCAGCTATTGCAAGACAACACCCCATCAATTAGCAATAGAAGATCGTGGAATACTGAATCTAGGCCAAGGAAGAATCTTAACTACCGACAGAATTACAGGCAGGATTGGAGAAACACCAATAGGAGAACCACTAGGAAACAGTCCGCCCCTAGTTATCCCATTTCCAGGCCAGCCAATAAGAATCCTGCTGAGGCTCACTTGGCTCGATTCCAGGCAAAACTCCTTGCAGAGCGCGCTAGGGAATCAGGTGAACCTAATGCTAGTGATAAACCTCTACACCTAGCTCTACAACCTGTTAATGAGACCAATGCAACAAGTGCTATGAACATCAATACTAGGGGGCCTCAACACAAAGCTTCTCCTACCGCCAACAATAATTGCTGCCACTTACAGCACCTAACGCAGTCCCTTGACGAGCTTAAGGCGCAACAGGACAAGACTCATGAAAGGCTGGACAAATTTGAGCGTCTTTTTAACAAACTCTTTAAAtcacttaataaaattattgccACGCTAGATTTAACAGGGTTGTCCCTCAATTTGCACCTGGAAAGCGACCAAAGCGATCAATCCCTGCCTGGCGATCTCTTCGATACCACCGTTGGAGAATCTTACATGGAGATCAGCCTGGCCAATGACTCCAGGAGCGCCTGA